From Pseudomonas sp. CCI4.2, one genomic window encodes:
- a CDS encoding ester cyclase — protein sequence MTKTDLPNLYRGYIACLNEQNWPALDTFVHEDVYYNDRRIGLIGYREMLERDFDQIPDLHFNIQLLIAESDYIAARLNFVCTPKALFLGLPVNGKKVFFTENVFYRFNGEKIEQVWSVIDKAAIEAQLVGNNDYSR from the coding sequence ATGACCAAAACCGACCTTCCCAACCTGTACCGCGGCTACATCGCCTGCCTGAACGAGCAAAACTGGCCAGCGCTCGACACCTTTGTGCATGAGGACGTGTACTACAACGATCGCCGTATCGGACTCATCGGCTACCGCGAAATGCTGGAAAGAGACTTCGATCAAATCCCGGACCTGCATTTCAACATCCAGCTGCTGATTGCCGAATCGGACTACATAGCCGCTCGCCTAAACTTCGTGTGTACCCCAAAAGCTCTATTTCTCGGCCTGCCGGTGAACGGAAAGAAAGTGTTCTTCACCGAAAACGTCTTCTACCGATTCAACGGCGAAAAGATCGAACAGGTCTGGTCGGTCATCGACAAAGCGGCTATCGAAGCGCAGCTAGTGGGTAACAACGATTATTCCCGCTGA
- a CDS encoding sugar ABC transporter permease codes for MNQLKQLFTRYKMLALLIAVVIIWLFFSWQTEGGFITPRNLSNLLRQMSITGILACGMVLVIISGEIDLSVGSMLGLLGGVAAILDVVYHLPLPLNLAIVAVCGLLIGLGNGYMTAYLRIPSFIVGLGGMLAFRGVLLGITGGTTIAPVSADLVYIGQGYLPPLVGVVLGVLLFGLTLFLTWRQRHNRALHGLSVPSMLRDTLRVVLIGAVLAGFVYTLNSYDGIPVPVLLLLTLLGVFSYVTSQTVFGRRIYSVGSNMEATRLSGINVQAIKLWIFGIMGVMCALAGLVNTARLAAGSPSAGNMGELDAIAACFIGGTSMRGGSGTVYGALLGALVITSLDNGMSMLDVDSYWQMIVKGSILVLAVWVDVSTRGSRR; via the coding sequence ATGAATCAGCTCAAACAGCTGTTTACCCGCTACAAAATGCTCGCCCTATTGATCGCTGTGGTGATTATCTGGCTGTTCTTCAGTTGGCAGACCGAAGGCGGTTTCATCACGCCACGCAACCTGTCGAACCTGCTTCGGCAAATGTCCATCACCGGGATACTCGCCTGCGGCATGGTGCTGGTGATCATCAGTGGCGAGATCGATTTGTCGGTGGGTTCGATGCTGGGCCTGCTCGGCGGCGTGGCAGCGATTCTCGATGTGGTTTATCACCTGCCGCTACCGCTTAACCTCGCCATCGTTGCGGTCTGCGGGCTGTTGATCGGCCTTGGCAATGGCTACATGACCGCGTACCTGCGCATCCCCTCCTTCATCGTCGGGCTGGGCGGCATGCTGGCGTTTCGTGGTGTGCTGCTGGGGATCACCGGCGGTACTACGATTGCACCGGTCTCGGCCGATTTGGTCTACATCGGCCAAGGCTATCTGCCGCCGCTGGTCGGGGTGGTTCTCGGCGTGCTGCTGTTCGGCCTGACGTTGTTCCTGACCTGGCGCCAACGCCACAACCGCGCGCTGCACGGGTTGTCGGTGCCCTCCATGCTGCGCGACACCCTGCGCGTGGTGCTGATCGGCGCGGTGTTGGCAGGTTTTGTCTACACCCTCAACAGCTACGACGGCATTCCGGTTCCGGTGCTGCTCCTGCTGACCTTGCTCGGCGTGTTCAGCTATGTGACCAGCCAGACGGTGTTCGGGCGGCGGATCTATTCGGTCGGCAGCAACATGGAAGCCACGCGGCTGTCCGGCATCAACGTGCAAGCCATCAAGCTCTGGATTTTCGGGATCATGGGGGTGATGTGCGCCCTCGCCGGCCTGGTTAACACTGCACGGCTGGCGGCGGGCTCACCCTCCGCTGGCAACATGGGCGAACTGGACGCCATCGCCGCGTGCTTCATCGGCGGCACCTCCATGCGCGGCGGTTCAGGCACGGTGTACGGCGCCCTGCTCGGCGCCCTGGTCATCACCAGCCTCGACAACGGCATGTCGATGCTCGATGTCGACAGCTACTGGCAGATGATCGTCAAAGGCAGCATTCTGGTGCTGGCGGTGTGGGTGGACGTGAGTACGCGTGGGAGTCGGCGTTAG
- a CDS encoding GNAT family N-acetyltransferase, translated as MFTLRVMTLDDYDSVIALMRSTPGVTFRDADSRESTSRYLERNPGMSFIAEDGTVLCGCIMSGHDGRRGYLQHLVVSPEYRRQGIANALVDRCLSTLEEHGILKCHLDVIKTNTAAADYWNSQGWQLRTDIDRYSFSRLGGGNV; from the coding sequence ATGTTCACGCTGCGCGTCATGACCCTAGACGATTACGACTCGGTCATCGCCCTCATGCGCTCCACTCCGGGCGTCACCTTCCGCGATGCCGACTCCCGTGAATCGACCTCACGCTATCTAGAACGGAACCCCGGAATGAGCTTCATCGCCGAAGACGGAACGGTCCTCTGCGGCTGCATCATGTCCGGCCACGATGGCCGCCGAGGGTATTTGCAGCACTTGGTCGTCTCACCCGAATATCGGCGGCAAGGCATCGCCAATGCGTTGGTGGACCGCTGCCTTTCCACGCTTGAGGAACACGGAATACTTAAATGCCATCTCGACGTGATCAAGACCAATACGGCAGCGGCGGATTATTGGAACAGTCAGGGTTGGCAGTTAAGGACTGATATTGACCGGTATTCGTTTTCGCGGTTGGGGGGTGGGAATGTTTGA
- a CDS encoding RidA family protein, giving the protein MSREQRFAAALKQLGCSFNSGLKLGGDYAPAVQHGSHLYISGQVPRVDEQVVYPGRVGAQVSLAEAQHAAQISALRCLALIRQKIGSLDGIEAILRMTVFVNSADGFTQQSEVANGASHILHSVLGEAGLHTRTSVGVYQLPKNAPVEIDLIAAVV; this is encoded by the coding sequence ATGTCCCGTGAACAACGATTTGCAGCAGCTCTTAAGCAACTGGGCTGTTCATTTAACTCCGGTCTGAAATTGGGCGGGGACTATGCCCCGGCCGTACAACACGGGAGTCACCTCTACATCAGTGGGCAGGTGCCTCGTGTAGACGAACAGGTGGTTTATCCTGGCCGAGTGGGCGCGCAGGTCAGCCTTGCTGAAGCGCAGCACGCCGCCCAAATCAGCGCGCTGCGCTGCCTTGCGCTGATACGGCAAAAAATCGGGTCGCTGGACGGCATCGAGGCCATATTGCGAATGACCGTTTTCGTCAATTCAGCCGACGGCTTCACCCAACAGAGTGAGGTAGCTAACGGCGCATCACACATCTTACACAGCGTACTGGGAGAGGCTGGTCTTCATACCCGCACTTCGGTGGGCGTTTATCAGCTGCCTAAGAACGCGCCCGTCGAAATAGACCTGATTGCGGCGGTGGTTTAA
- a CDS encoding CAP domain-containing protein, with protein MRVVLSVIHLVVLSLGLFSAASAMATEEIQLVDSINAYRSQPQRCAEGVSHELPPLTADPRLILPATGNTDLKQAMASAAYPMVHVQAITLSGPRDAQAALQMVQESFCKVVLDPQYVDIGVSREGRDWRIVLARPLLTARLGTSQAEGQKLLVMLNAARAQPRQCGTQSFVATAPLTWNAMLATATDTHSRDMANNNYFGHKDRDDHTPGDRAELAGYIGREIGENIAAGQDSGRKVVDGWLTSPGHCANVMNPQFRELGAAYAVDPKSDAGIYWTAMFGVQ; from the coding sequence ATGCGCGTCGTATTGTCCGTTATCCATCTTGTTGTGTTGTCGTTAGGCCTTTTTTCTGCCGCTTCGGCGATGGCGACCGAGGAAATCCAACTGGTTGACTCCATCAACGCCTACCGCAGCCAACCGCAGCGTTGCGCTGAAGGGGTGTCCCACGAGTTGCCACCGTTGACGGCGGATCCGCGTCTGATCCTTCCCGCCACAGGTAATACGGACTTGAAACAAGCGATGGCAAGTGCGGCGTACCCCATGGTCCACGTGCAGGCCATCACGTTGTCTGGGCCGCGCGATGCACAGGCGGCTCTGCAGATGGTGCAAGAGAGCTTCTGCAAAGTGGTGTTGGACCCACAATACGTTGATATCGGTGTCAGCCGAGAGGGACGTGATTGGCGCATTGTGCTGGCGCGTCCGCTGTTGACTGCCCGCCTAGGCACTTCCCAAGCGGAAGGCCAGAAACTCCTCGTCATGCTCAATGCTGCCCGCGCCCAGCCGCGCCAATGCGGCACGCAGTCCTTTGTCGCCACGGCGCCGCTGACCTGGAACGCCATGCTGGCCACCGCGACGGATACCCACTCCCGAGACATGGCCAACAACAACTACTTCGGTCACAAAGACCGCGATGACCACACACCGGGTGATCGAGCCGAACTGGCAGGCTACATCGGCCGTGAAATCGGCGAAAACATTGCCGCTGGGCAAGACTCCGGTCGCAAAGTGGTGGATGGCTGGCTCACCAGTCCAGGCCACTGCGCCAACGTAATGAACCCACAATTTCGTGAGCTGGGCGCAGCCTATGCAGTAGATCCAAAGAGCGATGCGGGGATTTACTGGACCGCGATGTTTGGGGTGCAGTAA
- a CDS encoding serine hydrolase domain-containing protein has protein sequence MLFSTLLNGKPLESDQSEVIVPWWSFTKTVLALAALSLVRDGLIELDASLSEGQFTLRQLLKHQAGLADYGELKEYHAAVAGGDVPWSTKEMMQRLDASKLRCAPGAGWRYSNVGYMFVGRLIERVTGLSLGDALVERVFSPFGLSNVRLAKTPEDLLGVYLGSASTYHPGWVYHGLLVGPLNQTTVLLDQLLNGSFLSSFLQNEMLDAIVLGGPMPGRPWITPGYGLGLMIGGVSTGQTLIGHTGAGPGGVIAVYHCSNGTSTATCSVFSEGNDEGSVEMEASRRLLAAVQTMC, from the coding sequence ATGCTTTTTTCCACACTATTAAACGGTAAGCCGCTGGAGTCTGATCAATCCGAGGTCATCGTCCCTTGGTGGAGCTTTACCAAAACAGTGCTCGCATTAGCGGCGCTTTCATTGGTTCGAGACGGTTTGATTGAGCTGGATGCGTCTTTGTCGGAGGGTCAATTTACTCTGCGGCAACTGCTCAAGCACCAAGCGGGGCTGGCTGACTATGGAGAGCTGAAGGAATACCACGCGGCGGTTGCCGGAGGCGACGTCCCATGGTCAACGAAAGAAATGATGCAGCGTCTCGATGCTTCCAAGTTGCGTTGCGCGCCGGGCGCTGGCTGGCGGTATTCCAACGTGGGTTATATGTTCGTGGGAAGACTGATTGAGCGGGTGACGGGGCTTAGCCTTGGCGATGCCTTAGTTGAGCGCGTGTTTTCGCCCTTCGGTTTGTCCAACGTACGACTAGCAAAAACGCCAGAGGATTTGCTGGGTGTCTATCTCGGCTCTGCGTCGACTTATCACCCCGGTTGGGTCTATCACGGTCTGTTGGTCGGCCCACTTAATCAAACGACTGTTCTGCTGGACCAACTGCTGAATGGGTCATTCCTCTCATCTTTTTTGCAGAACGAGATGCTAGATGCAATCGTGCTCGGCGGACCGATGCCAGGACGGCCCTGGATTACTCCAGGCTATGGTCTCGGTCTTATGATTGGCGGCGTGAGTACCGGACAGACTCTTATCGGGCATACCGGCGCGGGGCCGGGCGGGGTTATTGCGGTGTATCACTGTTCAAATGGAACAAGCACAGCCACCTGTTCAGTGTTCAGTGAAGGCAATGACGAAGGGAGCGTCGAAATGGAGGCATCGAGGCGGCTTTTGGCTGCTGTCCAGACAATGTGCTAG
- a CDS encoding DUF4124 domain-containing protein → MLLAGASTASAGAVYKCTNPDGKSIFQQTPCSVDSLNASTSYTSQRQEAVLQAAAADYAKRIKEVEVLMENDEKLNEVLERKR, encoded by the coding sequence ATGCTCTTGGCAGGTGCAAGCACTGCGAGCGCCGGTGCTGTCTATAAATGCACGAATCCAGACGGCAAAAGCATTTTTCAGCAGACACCGTGTAGCGTTGACTCGCTCAATGCATCAACGTCATATACGTCTCAACGGCAAGAAGCCGTCCTCCAAGCCGCAGCGGCTGACTACGCTAAGCGGATTAAAGAGGTGGAAGTATTGATGGAGAATGACGAGAAATTGAATGAGGTGTTGGAGCGGAAACGGTAG
- the katG gene encoding catalase/peroxidase HPI, which translates to MSTESKCPFNQAAGGGTTNRDWWPNQLNLKILHQHSSLSDPMGEGFNYAEEFKSLDLAAVKNDLRALMTDSQEWWPADFGHYGPFFIRMAWHSAGTYRTADGRGGAGAGQQRFAPLNSWPDNVSLDKARRLIWPIKQKYGRKISWADLIILTGNVALESMDFKTFGYSGGREDVWEPEEDVYWGSETTWLGGDSRYGNTKAMQEPGEGVLVAEPEMHPVEESRTDSQGRNLENPLAAVQMGLIYVNPEGPEGNPDPVASGKDIRETFGRMAMNDEETVALIAGGHAFGKTHGAGPATNVGAEPEAADLEDQGFGWKNSFGTGKGGDTITSGLEVTWTSTPTKWSNQYLENLFGFEWELTKSPAGAHQWTPKDGGGANTVPDAHDRSMRRAPSMLTSDLALRFDPAYEKISRRFLENPEQLTDAFARAWFKLTHRDMGPLARYLGPEMPAEELLWQDPIPEVDHPLVEEADIAALKSKVLASGLSVSQLVSTAWAAASTFRGSDKRGGANGGRLRLVPQKYWQANQPEQLANVLNILEGIQGEFNSAQAGGKKISLADLIVLAGGAGIEQAAKNAGHAVTVPFAPGRMDASQEQTDVESSAFLEPIADGFRNYAKGKYNVSAEALLVDKAQLLTLTAPEMTVLVGGLRVLNTNVGQTRHGVFTQRPETLTNDFFVNLLDMGVAWNAVSDAKDTFEARDRKTGAVKWTGTRVDLVFGSHAQLRALAEVYASADAQEKFVKDFVAAWTKVMNLDRFDLA; encoded by the coding sequence ATGTCAACTGAATCGAAATGCCCATTCAACCAAGCCGCCGGTGGTGGCACCACGAATCGGGACTGGTGGCCTAACCAACTCAATTTGAAGATCCTGCACCAGCATTCGTCCTTGTCTGATCCCATGGGGGAGGGCTTCAACTACGCCGAAGAATTCAAGAGCCTCGACTTGGCCGCGGTCAAGAATGACCTGCGAGCGCTGATGACCGACTCTCAAGAATGGTGGCCTGCTGACTTTGGTCACTACGGACCTTTTTTCATTCGCATGGCCTGGCACAGTGCCGGGACTTACCGCACGGCTGATGGCCGTGGTGGCGCGGGTGCTGGCCAGCAGCGTTTTGCGCCGCTCAATAGCTGGCCAGATAACGTCAGCCTCGACAAAGCGCGTCGGCTGATTTGGCCGATCAAGCAAAAATATGGCCGTAAAATTTCCTGGGCTGACCTGATCATTCTCACGGGCAACGTCGCCCTGGAGTCCATGGACTTCAAAACCTTCGGTTACTCCGGTGGGCGCGAGGATGTCTGGGAGCCGGAAGAAGACGTGTACTGGGGTTCTGAAACCACCTGGTTGGGCGGTGACAGTCGCTACGGCAATACCAAGGCAATGCAGGAGCCGGGCGAAGGGGTATTGGTTGCCGAGCCGGAGATGCATCCTGTTGAAGAAAGCCGGACCGACAGCCAAGGTCGCAACTTGGAAAACCCGCTCGCCGCCGTGCAGATGGGCCTGATCTATGTGAACCCGGAAGGTCCCGAGGGCAACCCGGACCCGGTCGCGTCAGGGAAGGACATTCGCGAGACGTTCGGTCGCATGGCGATGAACGACGAGGAAACCGTGGCCCTGATCGCTGGCGGCCACGCCTTCGGCAAGACCCACGGCGCCGGGCCTGCCACCAACGTAGGGGCTGAGCCCGAAGCCGCTGACCTTGAAGACCAAGGCTTTGGCTGGAAGAACAGCTTCGGCACCGGCAAAGGTGGTGACACGATCACCAGCGGTCTGGAAGTGACCTGGACCTCCACGCCCACCAAGTGGAGCAATCAGTACCTGGAGAACCTGTTCGGCTTCGAATGGGAGCTGACGAAAAGCCCGGCGGGCGCCCATCAGTGGACGCCTAAAGATGGCGGTGGTGCCAACACTGTTCCCGATGCCCACGACCGGTCCATGCGTCGCGCCCCGTCCATGTTGACCTCGGACCTCGCCCTGCGCTTCGACCCGGCTTATGAAAAAATCTCACGGCGCTTTCTGGAGAATCCTGAGCAGCTAACGGATGCCTTCGCCCGCGCGTGGTTCAAGCTGACCCACCGTGACATGGGGCCGCTCGCGCGTTACCTCGGCCCGGAAATGCCGGCTGAAGAGTTGCTCTGGCAAGACCCGATTCCAGAGGTCGATCATCCGCTGGTAGAAGAAGCTGACATCGCGGCGCTCAAGAGCAAAGTCCTGGCCTCGGGCCTGTCGGTCTCGCAACTGGTCTCGACCGCTTGGGCAGCAGCTTCGACCTTTCGTGGTTCTGACAAACGGGGTGGCGCCAACGGCGGACGCCTGCGTCTGGTTCCGCAGAAGTATTGGCAGGCCAACCAACCGGAGCAGTTGGCGAACGTGCTCAATATCCTCGAAGGTATCCAGGGCGAGTTCAACAGTGCGCAGGCGGGGGGTAAGAAGATCTCGCTGGCCGACCTGATTGTGTTGGCCGGTGGTGCTGGGATCGAACAAGCCGCGAAAAATGCCGGTCACGCCGTCACAGTGCCTTTTGCGCCGGGACGCATGGATGCTTCGCAGGAGCAGACGGACGTGGAGTCTTCGGCTTTTCTGGAGCCTATCGCTGATGGTTTCCGTAACTACGCTAAGGGTAAATACAATGTATCGGCTGAGGCGTTGTTGGTTGACAAGGCGCAGTTACTGACCCTGACGGCACCAGAAATGACGGTGCTCGTCGGCGGCCTGCGTGTGTTGAACACCAACGTCGGCCAAACTCGGCACGGGGTTTTTACCCAGCGGCCGGAGACGTTGACCAACGACTTCTTCGTCAATCTGCTCGACATGGGCGTGGCGTGGAACGCGGTCTCGGACGCCAAGGATACGTTCGAAGCACGCGATCGAAAGACCGGCGCGGTCAAGTGGACCGGTACTCGGGTCGATCTGGTCTTCGGTTCACACGCCCAACTGCGGGCCTTGGCTGAGGTCTATGCCAGCGCGGATGCGCAAGAGAAGTTTGTTAAGGACTTCGTAGCCGCCTGGACCAAAGTGATGAACCTGGACCGCTTCGATCTAGCGTGA
- a CDS encoding PLP-dependent aminotransferase family protein yields the protein MQRQRAVIAAIEFQPGQPLVQQIADHFTQVIGLGHLQPGTRLPPIRELTSLLSVGKSTVVDALDRLRAAGLVASRQGAGHYVTRDALATQIHVARDLLPQDTLSVLRHALLLDNGSLRPGCGFLPSSWLPTDDLMKAMRGTLRATSLRMGEYGAAAGYLPLRQWLRVKLNTLGIDVPVEQIVTTANTVHGIDMLLRMLLARGDRVLVDDPCYFNFRANLAYHGATPVAVARSVDGVDFDALEHLLITQRPKVYLTNSALHNPTGHSFSAAQVYRLLELCHRYGVHIIEDDLYCDIQHKRTPRLAAAGGLKSVSYISGFSKTLTANSRVSYAVLNAELAGRMTSLKMTSGGVTSELTEQIIHRMLSEGSYERHTRRIVDRLCESSARVASWLRESGCEVASKQGEGLFLWTQLPTGVDAQALARQGLQHELVLAPGALLSTQADAWRYMRFNVGHSDSQVVRNSFFRLLDSQA from the coding sequence ATGCAACGACAGCGTGCGGTCATTGCCGCCATCGAGTTCCAGCCCGGTCAGCCACTGGTACAGCAGATTGCCGACCACTTTACTCAGGTCATCGGCTTGGGCCACTTACAGCCGGGTACGCGGCTGCCGCCCATTCGTGAATTGACCAGTTTACTGAGCGTGGGGAAGTCGACCGTGGTCGATGCGCTGGATCGCCTGCGTGCTGCAGGACTTGTCGCCTCAAGGCAAGGGGCGGGGCACTATGTAACGCGTGATGCACTGGCCACACAAATCCATGTAGCACGGGACCTGTTACCCCAAGACACGCTGAGCGTATTACGCCACGCCTTGCTATTGGACAACGGTTCTCTGCGACCCGGTTGCGGATTTCTGCCCTCTTCGTGGTTACCCACAGACGACCTAATGAAGGCCATGCGGGGCACTCTTCGCGCGACTTCGTTGCGCATGGGAGAATATGGCGCTGCAGCCGGTTATCTGCCGTTGCGCCAGTGGTTGCGGGTCAAGCTCAATACCTTAGGCATCGATGTGCCAGTGGAGCAAATTGTCACCACTGCCAATACCGTGCATGGGATAGACATGTTGCTGCGCATGTTACTGGCGCGCGGCGACCGGGTGCTGGTAGACGACCCTTGTTACTTCAATTTTCGGGCGAACCTGGCCTACCACGGTGCTACCCCAGTGGCCGTGGCCCGCAGTGTCGATGGCGTTGATTTCGACGCCTTAGAACACCTGTTGATCACCCAACGACCCAAGGTGTATCTGACCAACAGCGCCCTGCACAACCCCACCGGCCATTCGTTCTCAGCGGCGCAGGTCTATCGTTTGCTGGAGTTGTGCCATCGTTACGGCGTGCACATCATTGAGGACGATCTGTACTGCGACATCCAGCACAAGCGCACGCCTCGCCTGGCCGCCGCTGGCGGTCTGAAGTCGGTGAGCTACATTTCCGGCTTCTCAAAAACTCTAACGGCTAACAGCCGAGTCAGTTATGCGGTACTCAATGCTGAACTAGCTGGTCGCATGACGTCACTGAAGATGACAAGCGGGGGCGTAACCTCTGAGCTGACCGAACAGATCATTCACCGGATGCTGAGTGAAGGCAGCTATGAGCGTCATACCCGACGTATTGTTGACCGGCTCTGCGAATCGAGCGCTAGGGTGGCCAGTTGGCTGCGCGAATCTGGGTGCGAAGTCGCATCTAAGCAGGGCGAGGGCCTTTTCCTTTGGACCCAGTTGCCTACCGGAGTCGACGCGCAAGCCTTGGCTCGGCAGGGGTTGCAGCACGAATTGGTCTTGGCCCCAGGCGCTTTGCTAAGTACACAGGCCGACGCTTGGCGTTACATGCGTTTCAACGTCGGCCACAGCGACAGCCAAGTGGTTCGCAACAGTTTTTTCCGCCTGTTGGATAGCCAAGCCTGA
- a CDS encoding MerR family transcriptional regulator — protein MKIGEVAKLTGVSPDALRFYEDKGLIQSTRSANGYRCYTAEAVQLVDYIKLAQQLGFSLAEIGENLPELWSSTTASAELLAAIFVEKIQIIDQRIIQMQVLRAALAERAKQVCPLLRLP, from the coding sequence ATGAAAATAGGCGAAGTGGCAAAACTCACCGGTGTCAGCCCGGACGCTCTGCGATTTTACGAAGACAAGGGCCTTATCCAATCGACACGCAGTGCCAACGGTTATCGCTGCTACACCGCAGAGGCGGTGCAATTGGTCGACTACATAAAACTGGCGCAGCAACTGGGTTTTTCTCTCGCTGAAATTGGCGAAAACCTACCTGAACTCTGGTCTTCAACCACCGCATCGGCTGAACTGTTGGCCGCTATTTTTGTGGAAAAAATTCAGATCATTGATCAGCGAATCATTCAGATGCAGGTGCTTAGAGCGGCCTTGGCTGAACGAGCAAAACAGGTATGTCCGTTGCTGCGGCTGCCATAG
- a CDS encoding biotin carboxylase: MNKLKSIIVVGYNGSRVMDIAKLRSIASARYDAQLILLVETLSHRDHLVADQVVQISFAPSELDSAVKQMQEHLSDGPQIIGVLPFSDRGVLLGAALATLFSLPGITPAEARAGLDKQVLRSLEISHAEAPATYDSVLSYPVDNLENLIQRVKGMGGRAFIKPTCEGASRGCQVIERVERCASAWNALEPYHASGIIVETLVTDAREYSWDYVAGRSWITEKTTTEGAYRAEIQQIVPAPLARSDAQRVEVAGEHIRCIVAPCNGAYHNEIFFKDDRRTSAVETNMRPAGMHIWDLARHAFTDFDPWQTWVRWAVEGYRDHRPLIARGYCGIRLLSATEDGVLISLPNIAHLAHALDIEIIDSAYTKEPGDSVSTVVVDNMGFIGHVIVFDTDAKRLQTQLLQLAESVQANISIGQQFLAREA, encoded by the coding sequence ATGAACAAACTCAAAAGCATCATCGTGGTGGGCTACAACGGCAGCCGAGTCATGGACATTGCAAAACTGCGCAGCATTGCCTCAGCGCGCTATGACGCCCAGTTGATCCTGCTGGTTGAAACCCTGAGCCACCGCGATCATCTGGTGGCTGACCAAGTTGTGCAGATATCATTCGCGCCCTCGGAGCTGGATAGCGCCGTTAAGCAAATGCAGGAACATCTGTCCGATGGCCCTCAGATCATCGGCGTATTGCCGTTCTCTGACCGAGGCGTCTTGCTGGGTGCGGCGCTTGCAACCCTCTTTAGCCTCCCCGGCATCACACCGGCTGAAGCGCGGGCCGGGCTCGACAAGCAGGTTCTCAGAAGTCTCGAAATTAGCCATGCTGAGGCACCTGCTACCTATGATTCGGTGCTTTCCTATCCCGTAGATAACCTAGAAAATCTGATTCAGCGCGTAAAAGGGATGGGCGGGCGCGCTTTTATAAAACCGACTTGCGAAGGCGCAAGCCGCGGTTGCCAGGTGATCGAAAGGGTAGAGCGGTGCGCTAGCGCCTGGAACGCTCTTGAGCCCTATCACGCCAGTGGGATTATCGTAGAAACTTTAGTAACCGATGCTCGCGAGTACAGCTGGGACTATGTTGCGGGACGCAGCTGGATCACCGAAAAAACCACCACTGAAGGCGCGTATCGGGCAGAGATTCAACAGATAGTACCGGCCCCCCTTGCGCGCAGTGATGCCCAGCGTGTCGAGGTGGCAGGCGAGCATATCCGTTGCATAGTCGCTCCATGCAACGGTGCCTACCACAACGAGATTTTCTTCAAAGACGACCGTCGTACTAGTGCAGTGGAAACAAATATGCGACCTGCTGGAATGCATATCTGGGATCTGGCACGACATGCCTTCACTGACTTTGACCCTTGGCAGACCTGGGTCCGATGGGCAGTGGAAGGCTATCGGGATCATCGACCACTGATTGCCCGGGGCTACTGCGGAATAAGGCTGCTCAGCGCGACCGAAGATGGTGTGCTGATTTCCTTGCCGAACATCGCCCACTTGGCACATGCGTTGGATATCGAAATTATAGATTCGGCCTACACCAAAGAGCCGGGTGACAGCGTTTCTACCGTGGTGGTCGACAACATGGGCTTCATCGGCCATGTCATCGTGTTTGATACCGACGCCAAGCGCTTGCAGACGCAGCTTCTGCAATTGGCGGAAAGCGTCCAGGCCAACATAAGTATTGGCCAGCAGTTTCTTGCGAGGGAGGCTTGA